In Thiospirochaeta perfilievii, a single window of DNA contains:
- a CDS encoding transcription termination/antitermination NusG family protein, whose protein sequence is MNYYVLQVVTGTENKVKDSLSSLDVINPERKLIIRRKGKKLNEVKSIFPGYIFLKTKENIDNVTLQLLKDTKNVVKILNSYKDPIPLCCNQLDLIKPLLNPNFKAELSNVNFNKDDKIVVINGPLKELEGQIIKVDKRKQRATVQIEMYNKVHKINFSYIDISK, encoded by the coding sequence ATGAATTATTATGTATTACAGGTTGTTACAGGTACTGAGAATAAGGTTAAAGACTCTCTAAGTAGTTTAGATGTAATTAATCCAGAGCGAAAATTAATTATTAGGCGTAAAGGTAAAAAGTTAAACGAAGTAAAAAGCATTTTTCCAGGTTATATATTTTTAAAAACTAAAGAAAACATAGATAATGTAACTCTGCAATTATTAAAAGATACAAAAAATGTTGTTAAAATATTAAACTCCTACAAGGACCCTATACCACTTTGCTGCAACCAGTTAGACTTAATTAAACCTCTGTTAAATCCTAACTTTAAAGCTGAACTATCAAATGTAAATTTTAATAAGGATGATAAGATTGTAGTAATAAATGGTCCTCTCAAGGAGTTAGAGGGTCAAATTATTAAGGTAGATAAAAGGAAGCAGAGGGCTACTGTACAAATAGAGATGTATAACAAGGTTCATAAAATTAATTTCTCCTACATTGATATAAGTAAATAA
- a CDS encoding Rpn family recombination-promoting nuclease/putative transposase, translated as MENEKKEKREIVHFDWAIKNVLREKANFVVLEGFLFAVMGEKIEILEILESESNKESEDLKLTRSDIAAKNKSGEIVLIEIQYNKELDFLKRLLFGASRSIVDNLKAGEKYENVKKVYVVSLIFFNLHFILPDNSIAKEYVVHGKTSFTGLHSKEVVFIDKKAIVDYDKLRKEENVFPEYYIISLGLFNDENVKDSLDQWVSSIKNHCVKDEFDAPGIKEMKEKLDFLSMTEEQKKSYIKYLADQASSYGVIEAAREDGREEGREEEAILKDIAYIKNMTSEGLSLETISRISGLSIQKIEDIINNKDY; from the coding sequence ATGGAAAATGAAAAAAAAGAAAAAAGAGAAATTGTCCACTTTGATTGGGCTATTAAAAATGTATTAAGAGAAAAGGCGAACTTTGTTGTTCTTGAAGGGTTTCTTTTTGCAGTAATGGGCGAAAAGATAGAAATACTTGAGATATTGGAGAGTGAAAGTAACAAAGAAAGTGAAGACTTAAAACTCACTAGATCAGATATTGCTGCAAAAAATAAGAGTGGAGAAATAGTTCTTATTGAGATCCAGTATAATAAGGAATTAGATTTTTTAAAAAGATTACTTTTTGGTGCATCTAGAAGTATTGTTGATAATCTAAAAGCTGGTGAAAAATATGAAAATGTAAAGAAAGTTTATGTAGTAAGCCTAATTTTTTTTAATTTACATTTTATACTACCTGATAATAGTATTGCTAAAGAATATGTTGTTCATGGAAAAACTTCTTTTACAGGTTTACACAGCAAGGAAGTAGTTTTTATAGACAAGAAAGCTATTGTTGACTATGATAAATTAAGAAAAGAGGAAAATGTATTCCCTGAGTACTATATTATATCTTTAGGTCTCTTTAATGATGAAAATGTTAAAGATTCTCTAGATCAATGGGTTTCTTCTATAAAGAACCATTGCGTAAAGGATGAATTTGATGCCCCCGGAATTAAAGAAATGAAAGAAAAACTTGATTTTTTATCAATGACCGAAGAACAAAAGAAATCTTATATAAAATATTTGGCAGATCAAGCCTCCAGTTATGGTGTAATTGAAGCCGCTAGAGAAGATGGTCGAGAAGAAGGTAGAGAAGAAGAAGCAATTTTAAAAGATATAGCATACATAAAAAATATGACTTCAGAAGGTTTGTCTCTAGAAACTATTTCAAGAATTTCTGGATTAAGCATTCAAAAAATAGAAGATATTATAAATAATAAAGACTATTGA
- a CDS encoding SLBB domain-containing protein — translation MKKSLILSILLFVSLTVFSQSNVNSTESINKAASNTAITIANQYPDYLATPGDIYDIFFLTGGERNQTLRGFVDSDYNIDLSFIGVVNVKGLIYSEVQNLLKETILDAYPGSIVNVIIAAPGKFRVYLLGEVNQAQILDAMSLTTLAAIISGKTTNYASFRDIEIRSEDGSVKVYDLFQFTRYANKKHNPFLKPNDVITIRPYKRTVNISGEVKRPGSYQLLDGDTLETLINIYADGFTKLAQKSNIEIQRVVDKEETFYLNGDKQDLRLVKLSDFDNIKVANKMEYSSRVVIQGAVTHGNNEIINSETAKIGYTVSNKIPVTIVEGNRVSTVIGKMDGSFNLSSDLDNAFILRGSDKIDINITDVLSNINSEFDIVMEDADILVIPFKQLVVYVGGAVNSSGAVPFIENRTAEYYIGLSGGPNRSENLFGSYTVRDINGKKLPKDTIISPENVIWVKRNHPMSYLDEYATWLTTIATLGVLGFQIADYIQ, via the coding sequence ATGAAGAAGAGTTTAATTTTATCTATCCTTTTATTTGTAAGTTTAACTGTTTTTAGTCAATCTAACGTAAATAGTACAGAGTCTATAAATAAGGCAGCATCTAATACTGCTATAACAATAGCAAACCAATACCCAGACTACCTGGCAACCCCAGGGGATATATACGACATATTCTTTTTAACAGGGGGGGAGAGAAACCAAACATTAAGAGGTTTTGTAGATAGTGATTATAATATAGACCTATCCTTTATTGGTGTAGTTAATGTTAAAGGCCTAATATATTCGGAAGTTCAAAACCTGTTAAAAGAGACTATATTAGACGCTTACCCAGGTTCTATTGTAAATGTAATTATTGCAGCCCCGGGTAAATTTAGAGTCTACCTGTTAGGGGAAGTTAACCAGGCACAAATATTAGACGCCATGAGCCTAACAACCCTTGCAGCTATTATTAGTGGTAAAACCACAAACTATGCTAGTTTTAGGGATATAGAGATAAGAAGTGAGGATGGAAGTGTTAAAGTTTACGACCTGTTCCAGTTTACACGTTATGCAAATAAAAAACACAACCCATTTTTAAAGCCCAACGATGTAATTACAATTAGACCTTATAAAAGGACAGTTAATATTAGTGGGGAAGTTAAAAGACCAGGTAGTTACCAACTACTAGATGGGGACACCCTGGAAACACTAATTAACATATATGCCGATGGTTTTACTAAACTTGCCCAAAAATCTAATATAGAGATACAGAGGGTTGTAGATAAAGAGGAGACTTTTTATTTAAATGGGGATAAACAGGATTTACGCTTAGTTAAATTGTCCGACTTTGACAATATAAAAGTAGCAAATAAAATGGAATACTCTAGTAGAGTTGTTATTCAAGGGGCTGTAACCCATGGAAATAATGAAATAATAAACTCTGAAACAGCTAAAATTGGTTATACAGTATCCAATAAAATACCTGTAACAATAGTAGAGGGTAATAGAGTATCCACAGTAATAGGTAAAATGGATGGGAGTTTTAACCTATCTAGTGACTTAGACAATGCATTTATACTACGGGGTTCCGATAAAATTGATATAAATATTACTGATGTTCTAAGTAATATAAATAGTGAATTTGACATTGTAATGGAAGATGCAGATATTTTAGTAATACCATTTAAACAGTTAGTAGTATATGTAGGTGGAGCTGTAAACAGTAGTGGTGCTGTACCATTTATAGAGAACAGAACAGCAGAGTACTACATAGGGCTATCTGGTGGGCCTAATAGATCCGAGAACCTATTTGGTTCCTATACAGTTAGGGATATTAACGGGAAAAAACTACCAAAGGATACAATAATTAGCCCAGAGAATGTAATATGGGTTAAAAGAAACCATCCAATGTCCTACCTGGACGAGTATGCAACATGGTTAACAACAATTGCAACACTAGGTGTACTTGGATTCCAAATAGCCGACTATATTCAGTAA
- a CDS encoding macro domain-containing protein, which yields MNIEVRMICFKEGSLLNDNVEALVNTVNCVGVMGRGIALQFKKKYPENFKDYSIACRDKKIKTGTMLVHRTESLMNPKFIINFPTKDHWRGKSQLSYIENGLIDLVKIIKELNPNKMIQLLPGAYSKASSYLQNHKDTQSNFNKVADLVEGFESSYGLELLSTVHWVIKNNNLNSFEDLVKTTYEWNDRKKRFTVNQIKTAYTILYDKNWLSKSFILE from the coding sequence ATGAACATAGAGGTTAGGATGATATGTTTTAAAGAGGGAAGTCTTCTTAATGATAATGTAGAAGCATTAGTAAACACTGTTAACTGTGTTGGAGTTATGGGAAGAGGAATTGCATTACAATTTAAGAAGAAGTACCCAGAAAACTTCAAAGATTATTCCATAGCATGTAGGGATAAAAAAATCAAAACAGGCACTATGCTTGTACATAGGACTGAAAGTTTAATGAACCCAAAGTTTATAATAAATTTCCCTACAAAGGATCATTGGAGAGGTAAAAGTCAGTTAAGCTATATCGAGAATGGTTTAATTGATCTTGTAAAAATTATTAAGGAATTAAATCCTAATAAAATGATCCAATTGTTGCCTGGTGCTTATTCAAAAGCATCTAGCTACTTACAAAATCATAAAGACACTCAGTCTAATTTTAACAAAGTAGCAGATTTAGTAGAGGGTTTTGAATCCTCCTATGGCCTTGAACTCCTTTCTACTGTTCATTGGGTTATTAAAAACAATAATCTAAACAGTTTCGAAGATTTAGTAAAAACTACCTATGAATGGAACGATAGAAAAAAAAGATTTACCGTAAATCAAATTAAAACAGCTTACACCATTTTATATGATAAGAACTGGTTATCAAAATCTTTTATATTAGAATAG
- a CDS encoding winged helix-turn-helix transcriptional regulator, with the protein MEKDTQEYLILKSIHDGEETIKQRDIAKIANISLGNTNSILKRLIDKGFVKASHINQKSFNYLLTPKGLSVITKRSSDFLKRTIRNVVVFKDAIELIVKDIKDNNFKSINLIGESDLLFLIENSCYKHQLKLTTTNKEITDPTVKNIYSESFLPKEENSSNIYLIDSLDEATRTICDY; encoded by the coding sequence ATGGAAAAAGATACCCAAGAATACCTAATACTAAAATCAATCCACGATGGTGAAGAGACCATAAAACAGAGGGATATTGCTAAAATTGCTAATATTTCCTTGGGTAATACAAATTCCATTCTTAAACGTCTAATTGATAAGGGTTTTGTTAAAGCAAGCCACATTAATCAAAAAAGCTTTAACTACTTATTAACCCCTAAGGGTTTAAGTGTAATAACTAAAAGAAGTTCTGACTTCTTAAAAAGAACTATTAGAAATGTAGTTGTGTTTAAAGATGCTATAGAACTAATTGTTAAAGATATAAAAGATAATAACTTTAAATCTATTAACCTAATTGGTGAATCCGATCTATTATTCTTAATAGAGAATTCTTGTTATAAACATCAATTAAAGTTAACAACAACAAATAAAGAGATTACTGATCCAACTGTTAAGAATATCTATTCTGAATCTTTCTTACCTAAAGAAGAGAATAGTAGTAACATATACTTAATAGATAGTTTAGATGAGGCTACTAGAACTATTTGTGATTATTAG
- a CDS encoding GNVR domain-containing protein has protein sequence MSEIEVIKEDEIDLLDLVSVLVKNIKWIIAISLIFMVGILIYAIISLKLPADKSYLPNEFSPKTIVMLNSSGSSSGSLDSLINSSGMGALAGLAGISGGSGGVSDSALAIKLVTTNSFINKISTQFDLENVYETYESDYPKTDLRKIISEKLVIAEDKDTGMLTISYTDIDKQLATNIVNRVTSLLEEEFAKIDKIRNTDQYSVITDKMSVVEADLERLQDQIIEFQTLHNIMDVEIVAEELVKQVSEFQSELLKKEVEIESYGKVSNIRDPGYTKLINEKEAILNAISKLENGEVGDYPPVKDLPRLALELTKLKREADVKLVAYKALVQQSETLKLTAEGTGSTFQVLEYAEVPEMKSGPSRGKLVIIVTFAGFFFSIFFVFLKEAWMNIKNDPEKMKRLRGEK, from the coding sequence ATGTCTGAAATAGAAGTAATAAAAGAAGATGAGATCGACTTACTAGACCTAGTAAGTGTATTGGTTAAAAATATTAAATGGATAATTGCTATATCCCTTATTTTTATGGTTGGGATACTAATTTATGCAATAATTAGCCTTAAACTACCAGCAGATAAGAGTTACCTGCCAAATGAATTTAGCCCTAAAACTATTGTGATGTTAAATAGTAGTGGTAGTAGTAGTGGTAGTTTAGACTCTTTAATAAATAGTTCTGGCATGGGTGCCCTAGCAGGCCTTGCAGGGATATCCGGTGGTAGTGGTGGAGTCTCCGATAGTGCTTTAGCTATTAAACTTGTTACTACTAATAGTTTTATTAATAAAATTTCTACCCAGTTCGATTTAGAGAATGTATATGAGACCTATGAGTCAGACTATCCTAAGACTGATTTAAGAAAAATAATTAGCGAAAAGTTAGTTATAGCTGAAGATAAAGATACAGGAATGTTAACAATTAGCTATACAGATATAGATAAGCAGTTAGCTACTAATATTGTAAATAGGGTTACTAGTTTGTTAGAGGAAGAGTTTGCTAAAATAGATAAGATACGTAATACAGACCAGTATAGTGTAATTACCGATAAAATGTCTGTTGTAGAGGCGGATTTAGAGAGATTACAGGACCAGATTATAGAGTTCCAGACCTTACATAATATAATGGATGTAGAAATTGTAGCAGAAGAGTTAGTAAAACAGGTATCTGAATTCCAGTCGGAACTACTTAAAAAAGAGGTAGAGATAGAGAGCTACGGGAAAGTATCTAATATTAGAGACCCAGGTTATACTAAATTAATAAATGAGAAAGAAGCTATATTAAACGCTATAAGTAAGTTAGAAAACGGAGAAGTTGGGGACTACCCACCAGTTAAAGACCTACCAAGATTAGCCTTAGAACTAACAAAACTAAAAAGAGAGGCAGATGTTAAACTAGTAGCTTATAAAGCGTTAGTACAACAGTCGGAAACCTTAAAATTAACAGCAGAGGGAACAGGGTCCACATTCCAGGTATTAGAGTATGCCGAAGTACCCGAGATGAAAAGTGGACCAAGTAGAGGAAAGTTAGTAATAATTGTAACCTTTGCAGGATTCTTTTTTAGTATATTCTTTGTATTTTTAAAAGAGGCGTGGATGAATATTAAAAATGATCCAGAGAAAATGAAGAGATTAAGGGGAGAGAAATAA
- a CDS encoding AAA family ATPase: MRKDNYAYVDKTKDIYNLIKSGKYYFLSRPRRKIHGYGICKMI, from the coding sequence ATACGAAAAGATAATTATGCCTATGTGGATAAAACTAAAGATATTTACAATTTAATTAAAAGTGGGAAATATTATTTCTTATCCAGGCCTAGACGTAAAATCCATGGCTATGGCATTTGCAAAATGATATAA
- a CDS encoding PIN domain-containing protein, translating into MAIIDANYILRYLLKDIEEQYIISSNIIENTEVTLLNEVLAEVVYVLQKVYKVNRELIYNALGSILNYQNIYCYNKDVLRLAIEKYKDTNLDFVDCILFSYSKIENENIYTFDKKLKNTIDEDF; encoded by the coding sequence ATGGCAATAATTGATGCAAATTATATTTTAAGATACTTGCTCAAAGATATAGAGGAACAGTATATTATTTCATCTAATATTATTGAGAATACAGAAGTGACTTTGTTAAATGAAGTATTAGCTGAAGTGGTCTATGTTTTGCAGAAAGTATACAAGGTAAACAGAGAATTGATATATAACGCTTTAGGTTCTATTCTTAATTATCAGAACATCTATTGTTATAATAAAGATGTATTAAGGCTTGCAATTGAAAAATATAAAGATACAAATTTAGATTTTGTTGACTGTATCCTATTTTCATATTCAAAAATTGAGAATGAGAATATTTACACCTTTGACAAAAAATTAAAAAACACTATTGACGAAGATTTTTGA
- a CDS encoding ATP-binding protein: MTKLPTGIQTFSKIREDNYAYVDKTRDIYNLINNGTYYFLSRPRRFGKSLLIDTISELFKGSKEYFKGLFIYDKWDWSIKYPVIKINFAAGTVRTPETLNSKINFILEDNCKRLGINYNKNIDLYHLIQSAHEKYGQKVVVLVDEYDKPIIDAIKNKVVAAENREILGDFYSAIKASDEYVKFTMLTGVSKFSKVNLFSNLNNLTDITMNKTYGTITGYTQNDLETTFSKHLECANIKKVKRWYNGYNYFSEPIYNPFDILQFIFNDFIFKNYWWETGNPTFLIETLKKSNFYIPDIDRLIVKEETLNAFDVDKIDFIALLWQTGYLTFEKMEQFDSGIEYTMKIPNLEVKNSLNYLFLTYLTSGDTSLPNGSEVSKILKEENIESLIINLKSLFSAIPYNNYVNNEIANYEGYYSSVIYTFLSSLGYFTVAEDVTNRGRIDLTLKTRSAIFIFEFKVDSKEEAIKQIKERKYYEKYQVENKNIYIIGINFDSESKNILEYKWEKI, from the coding sequence TAATAGATACAATTTCAGAACTATTTAAAGGTAGTAAAGAGTATTTTAAAGGACTTTTTATCTATGATAAATGGGACTGGTCTATAAAATATCCTGTAATAAAAATTAACTTTGCAGCTGGAACAGTACGTACACCTGAAACTCTAAATTCTAAGATAAATTTTATTCTGGAGGATAATTGTAAACGATTAGGAATAAATTATAATAAAAACATCGATTTGTATCACTTAATACAAAGTGCCCATGAAAAATACGGGCAGAAAGTTGTTGTCTTAGTTGATGAATACGATAAACCAATAATAGATGCAATAAAAAACAAAGTTGTAGCCGCGGAAAATAGAGAAATATTAGGGGATTTTTACTCTGCAATAAAAGCTAGTGATGAATACGTTAAATTTACAATGTTAACAGGGGTTAGTAAATTCTCAAAAGTAAACCTTTTTAGTAATTTAAATAATTTAACAGATATAACCATGAACAAAACCTATGGTACTATAACAGGTTATACCCAAAATGATTTAGAGACCACTTTTAGTAAGCATTTAGAGTGCGCTAATATTAAAAAAGTCAAACGTTGGTATAATGGATATAACTATTTTTCAGAACCAATCTATAACCCATTTGACATCCTGCAATTTATTTTTAATGATTTTATATTTAAAAACTACTGGTGGGAAACTGGCAACCCTACATTCTTAATTGAAACATTAAAAAAATCTAACTTTTATATTCCAGATATTGACCGTCTGATAGTAAAAGAAGAAACACTAAATGCTTTTGATGTCGATAAAATAGATTTTATAGCACTACTTTGGCAAACAGGATATTTGACATTTGAAAAAATGGAACAATTTGATAGCGGGATAGAGTACACCATGAAAATTCCAAATTTAGAAGTAAAAAACTCACTTAACTATCTGTTCTTGACTTATCTTACCAGTGGCGATACATCCCTGCCAAATGGGTCTGAAGTTAGCAAAATATTAAAAGAGGAAAATATTGAATCCCTTATTATTAATCTTAAATCTCTATTTTCAGCAATACCCTATAATAATTATGTAAATAACGAAATTGCTAACTACGAGGGCTATTATTCATCTGTAATTTATACTTTCCTCTCTAGCCTTGGTTATTTTACTGTGGCTGAGGATGTCACAAATAGAGGTAGAATAGATTTAACCTTAAAAACAAGATCAGCCATATTTATATTTGAGTTTAAAGTAGATTCAAAAGAAGAAGCCATAAAACAGATTAAAGAGAGAAAATACTACGAAAAATACCAAGTAGAAAATAAAAATATATACATAATAGGAATAAACTTTGATTCTGAATCAAAGAATATTTTAGAATATAAATGGGAGAAGATCTAA
- a CDS encoding DarT ssDNA thymidine ADP-ribosyltransferase family protein yields MIEKIGVIDNDIKQEVLQILANSEYKPDVEIEPSWYYEHRG; encoded by the coding sequence TTGATTGAAAAAATTGGTGTCATAGATAATGATATTAAACAGGAAGTTTTACAGATATTAGCCAATTCTGAATACAAACCAGATGTAGAAATAGAGCCGTCATGGTATTATGAACATAGAGGTTAG